atttgtgtaaaaataaagtttggAGTAAAAAACTAAACCTTTAcataaacaaaagacttaAATAGCAGTGACTTTTCTGATTttcttgaaaatataaaaaatatattttgaaacacCATTccgtttatatattttgttatattagcAAAAACGCAAGAGTTTATTTAAAGCTGTTTAagccatttaatttttttttttaagacaaaACAAGCCTACTTTTAATAagcttatttatattaattgcaACAGTTCGTCGattcacatttattttatttttttagcaaacgccattttaaaatgaataaattactTTGACATAAATACTTATATCTCCCATAAGCGAACTGTTTATGTTAACCTATTTACATAAATCCCGCAAAGATACATCATAATGCCACTACCTTGTTCGATTTTGTaaagctttttaaaaaaaaaaaaaaagtcaaacaACTAAATGGATTTTCCCGCCAGATGCTGTTGTTGATCCTTGATCCAAACTGTGGCTGAACAAAAAGTAATTCAATTATCgtgtaacaaaaaaatagcGCCTGAATGCATacaatttgtaaacaatttaaaaacaaatgtactttaattgaattgagAGTCGGGCTTAATGTTATTAATGGAGCTTTTGGTCCTGATTGGCCGCATATACTTGTGAAAATAGTGAGCCGTGTGAAAAAGCCTTCGGGCAGATTGATTTTCACAGGTTTTTCGCCAAACTGTTTACTCAACTTATCAATGGTTGATGgggcctaaaaaaaaaaagcttcaaGCTTAAATCATTTCGTCAACTTGAATTGCTGGGAAAGCACTGGTCGTAAATGTCTAGGCTAAACAGGTTTGCATAATTATCTATTTGTTGACAAATTTcgcaattaaattttaagaaaatatcaaTTCAAAACGGCAAATAGCATTTTGTGCACATAACTAGATGCGGGCTGGGCAGGAAAATTGGGTAGAGCCAGAGCGAGATGGCAAAAAGGCAGAGCCAAAATCGAGTGAAAAGGATGGAAGGAGCAacgttgatgatgatgacactAAATAAAAGATTTTATACTGTTGATTTTTGCGCTTTTTGCAACTTTGCACGTTGCATTGCACTTGATCTGTGTGCCAAACGTTACAACGACACTTCCAGCAGGAGTACGGACCGAAGACAGAGAGTTGGAGCTTATGGAAGGAGCTGGGAAGGATCGGGGTAttcctggcagcagcagcagctgcgccAGTTGTTTGTAGCATACAATCAGCTCGTTTCGTTTTATTGCCAACGTCGTCACAGAACAGTTCACCcagtccttgtccttgtcctcgtcctcgtccttgtCATCGTCACcgtcgtcgccgtcgtcgtcatcTTCATCGTCAGCCCGGCGACATCGCCCAGACACAAGACTTGACAGCAAAGCaaaattgtatttacattCAATTAGTGCCAACAAAATTGTCTTTGGCTGCTTGCCGTAGACTGCGCCTAGTGCCACAACCAGAGCCAGTTTCATGACCGGGCTCAGATCCACAcggcccaaaaaaaatatcgccAAATTTGGGCACTCATTTGGAAGGTCTTCATATCAGAAGAAAGGCTTTACTCGTTCAACAAAATACTTTATGATTTAGGTATCCTAAGACTTTTCTATGAAAGAACTAGTGTAAATCATGATAAAAGAGATATTTGTTAAGcttaactaaatatttatatttgtaaatatctACAGCAATGCAATTAAGACAGATTAAAGAAATCTTTCAAtgaataaaaacttaaaataataatttacaatAATCGCTTGAATATGTTTTCCTTGCTTAATCACTTTGTTAACAAGTCGTGTGTTGATTCacaattcaaattattatttcatttgtaAAACAATACCTTCAAGCAGTCACAATTAATATCCCTTAAGCCACTATAAATTGCCATGATTTCCAAAGCATTTTTAAGCAACATAAATACAATTACAAGCCTCGATAACaatgaaataaaacaataacgactttagtttgtattttttttaccgTGCAGAAGTTCTTTGCAAGTCGGCTGAGCGTAAATTACTTTCCGCATTGGTGTAGGCGAGGATCTCGGCATGACCCCATGTTTGCAGCTTTTTAGTTGGGAGCTAAGTaatgtaaaatttattttaaataaactgaaaATATGTTTTGGCTTGTACTATGTAGTTTTTTCagccgttgccgttgcagccgccgctgccaggctgactgcctgcctgcctgcttaTTTCTTGccaagcattttatttatgcataaCAAAGCACCACTTAAATCTGCTCAGCATTTTACTTTTTTCCTTTCTTGGTTTGCGCCGCTGCCTCAGCCGCCGCTGATGCTATTCGAAAGTTTGCAATCTGCATGCCAAGTTGTCGACGTTTTCACACAAACAGGccggggaaaatggggaaactGAAAGCACAGAAAGAAATATCTAGTTCTTTTTATGAAGATTTACGAGgttttttattctattttgcAGCAATTAGAAGAGTTTAAAACCTTAAAAGTAAActgttacatttttaatatctcTTTACTGAACTCATTTTCATTAACAGATTTCAACTTCTGGAAGTGctcagaatttaaattataaaatatatttaaatttcaacttCAAGAGCAATATTCAGTACCTAAAAAGATGTCTAAACTATATATTAGTCAtgagaaatgtatgaaatatttttaaaacttttgttacattaatttttaaagtaaattttcctTGTTTCTGATATTCCCGCTTTGCATCTGCAATTTACTTCCCCTTCATTTCTTCCCCTGCAGGATAAGGAAGTGGTTGTGCTGGCAGGATTGCAATGGGGTGCCGGATGGCTTGGGGTGGCAACTTGGATCCATCCTTGCCGTGTGCCGAGTGCAAGTGCCTGCGCGTTTATAACTTTTCAACTGTTGTAtgaaattttacaaattagaTTCATTTCTATGCattgaaatacattttcaaacTTTGCAGCAGAAAGTTGCCAGGATATTTGAACATGCACATGCACACACATGAGGACCCTGCCAAAAGGACCAGTGCCAGGGACAACGACTCCGACCCAGTGACACAACATGCCAAAACTCAGTCTATTAGTTTGTCAGTTTATAAAGAAACATGTATAAaagttttacatatttgcAATTTCATTAATACAAAACTTATTTGCAGGCCCAAAAAGACCGACCGACAGACCGAGCCCCTTCAATCCGCCTTCCTCTCCTGGTCCGCAccaatttttgttaatttcaaCTTGAGCAgtaacccacacacacatacacacacgtaCAGGGAGATTCATCCAAAGTTGATGCTGggaaaattccagaaattgaAATGTGAAAACTCAAACATTCCgatgatacaaaaaaaaaggaatggCAAAAGAAATACCCAACTCGAACATCATTTGCAGCAATAAAGGAAGTCAGGATACTCGACAGAcgcagcaggagcaacagcaatGCGTCAAATGAATTGAGGCGTGGTCGGTGGCGGATGGGCGGATAGCAAGTTGGGCATGGAGGCGTGGGGCGTGGTTGGCGTCCCCACAGAACTCACTCACTACGACATtatcataattaattaaaaaagttttttaaatcaatttccaaatgCCACGAAGTGTCTGCAAAGATGTTTGATGAACCGTGGCCAACGAGAGCAGCAGCTGAAAAAATTGATAACTTTGGCTTGTCATGGACAAGGACGGAATCGAGAACGGGAATGAGAATGAGAATGGGAACGGAATCAAAAGCCGGGTAAAAATTCCAAAGCATAAAATGACTGCCAGCTTGATCCACTCAAAAATATTCTGGAAATTCCTCGATTAGTATTTGCAACGGGTCAAAATGTCGGCAGTGAATGGACTTTTATCCAAATGAAATCAGATGCGTTTTGGCCAGATGCagaatatttttgcataagtTTTTCATTAAAGAAATAGGATAGCCTTGAGGTAAAATAAAGATGGGaaatattattcttaattctATATATGAGATTATTTTAGAAGATTATTTTCTTtggttaaatatattttaaagtcttAATAAAAAGCTTCTATTccttaaaaattctatttctTTTAGTCaagggattttttttattgtaaactTTGATATCACAAGATTatctttcttgtttcttttaataataagaTATAACAGGAatcacaaaaattaaaaaacaaatgttaaataattaattcacACTGATTTTAAACCTTTTAATCGTAAAACAAAGCAAATGTTCCTTGAATTTGGTTACTTTACAaagtgttgcatactttttgacACCTTTATAAAGGATTTCAAATCCCCTAAGCGCtctgtattatttatttattgagttTAGTAATAAACACTAATTGCCAAATTATTAACTAACTccataaaacatatattaaggatatttcttcttaaatataATGCAATGCCCAATAAAATCCACGTTTCATatcgtttttatatttatagtttattatcCACAAGGAATTTACACTATATACTATAAGCTGTGACAAACGATTTCCCTCCCATAGTAATTCTCGCCTGGTTTACCATTAAAGAAATTGAAAGTACGAGATCCAAATAGATGGTAGTACGAGTTGGGAATGCGGCAAATCAAAAAGCCAGGCTAAAGTGcaatgcattttaatttggcCCGCAACTCACACAAGACCAAAGGGAAGCGCGGTGGGTGTACGTACTACGTACACACATATGCAGGCTAAACACGCGCGCGGAGGCagtacataaataaatacttgaacaaatatttacaactcTGGCGTGGAATTATAAGCAGCGCCCGAAAGTATGCACTACAAAAATGAAGCAGGGCGCGAGGTCCTGTGTGTGCGAGTGAGCGTCAGCTCACACCTGTTTGCAcggcagtgtgtgtgtgtgtgtgtgtgagtgtgagtgagTGCAAGTGCGCATAAAACGCGCCGCAGCAGAAGTGAgcagtatttttatttatttgccgcggtgtagtttttatttttctttgcccATTTCCCCACTTTTTGTTTCCCTTCCAAATATATATGGGGAGCCTCGAATTcaaacacagaaaacaaaaacctacCAAGGGGAATTCGAAATTCTCATTTTAATTTAGCTTATTTCAATCAGAGACCTCTAGAGGTTTTGGAATCCAGGGACGTAGGTTAACAGTAAGCTTCTGCGTTTAATTGAAATGTGGGAAGGATGGAATAGTCATAACCTAGTTTAAGttctaatattttcaattaaatttcttaacaACAAAATAGCTTTTTCTAAGGATTTGCAATTGTAGCAGGCctaaaaccaatttaaaaataaatatatatatatatatttttttttaaatttaataatcttGGCTTTAATATCTCAAAGTCACGTATATTATATTTAGGAATTTCGTACAAAATGCGAtcctaattatttaatttttttataattttatgctACTGATTTATGTGTTAGACAGGACCAGACTTCTTTAAATCGAATAATTTATTGTCCACCGTTGGGCGCCATATATAttgctttgaaatttcaaTGATATTCCAGGaagcaaacatttttaattaaaatttataaaacttaaaccATTATTTACTAATTAAAATCTACAACGAACCTGACAGTTTTTATAGGGATTAATAATAGGTAACTATCATAAATCGCATACTAAGTCATTTTTAgccaaatatttgttttcaaatacCCAAATGCAAGGACTTACTTGtggtaatatttatttttctgtgtaaACTGCATCACCAGCTGCAGAAAGGCGGTGGGCGTGGCGTACccgcacacacatatacacatacGTAAAGCAGATAAGGTTTGCAGAGTGCAGGCTTGTTTGGCAAAGCGCCTGTTTAACACTTAAGATATCGTATTTCTTAAACTCGCATGTCTGTAGATGTGTTTGTATGCCACaaaaggagcaggagccggcGAAAGATAAATATGCATGCGGTTGGTTTTATAAGGTGAGTGTgagtatgagtgtgtgtgagttctggtgtatgtgtgtgtgtgtgttagccaTTTAAACAGACGCGCCTCCTTTTTGCGCCGCCTTTCGCGCATTTGCATGCAATAAAGATGGCGGGGCGATAACTAGGTTGCCAGCCATTGTTTGCCTTTTCCCCATATTTCTCATTCTCTGCTGCTcaagtgtgtgtatgtgttagCCGCACTAGTTGGCCGCCAAAAGCAGCAGACAGCCAAGCAGCAGCTAAAATAAAAGGCAAAGTCCGCCAACTGGCGTATCCTGCCATTGCCACTGCTTCTTCTTTTCCTACTGCCcgtgctgctgccgctgccatgCATTATGCAGATGTACACCAGGTTCATGAATATATATGCCAGTACTTTGTCTACCTATACAGGCATAGCAGCTGGCACTGCTCAAAAATAATccaaacttttaaaaattaaagtgaatttttaataaaattctacAGATTTTGCTGATTCAAGTTCCAAATACTGgcctaaatttatttttgggaaaagggaACTTGAGTAAGgataattttaataactttgtaatggctttaaaagaaataaattagctcctttcaaattttatcatttttttccaactttccACAAGTGTACCCATATCCCTATGCATCCGTTTTAgtgcgaaaaaaaagaagcaaacaAAGCAAACTGACAAAATGCCATATGTTTGTGCGCGATAAGCTGCACGACCCCTGTGAACCCACATCCAGCGAAGCCAACGACGACTATGACGACCCCATTCGAGAAACTCAAACctgtaattataatttaacacCGCATCAAATCAAACAGCTTGGCAATAAGAACAAAACACCAGCAAATCGATGTCCAGGCACATCGCACGCACATTTCCCCAGCAAAATGTACGAACGAGAACGCCAAACCTGAATCACTCAGCCAGCTCAAAGCCGGTGGATGCCTGGCTAACGCTGGGTAAATCAAAAATGTGcaataaaaattgcaataaAGCACGCTTCAAAAGGTGGCACAGGCAGGAGCTAGCTGGTTCCGGGTTCCCGGGTTCCCGGGTGTGAGAGGAGCCCAGGGAATTGGCTGGCTGCAGACCTCATCTAAGCAACGATAATGATTGCAATTCATTTTTATGACCACCAACTAACCGTTTCCGGGTATTACGATTCTCCAACCCAATTTGCCGGCGCACGCATATtacaaaattcaattaaagcgAGTGATTTACAAGAGATGGTAACGTTTTATGCCAGGCAGGTCATTTTAAATCAGACCCTATTTGccattttagtttaaaattaacataaaatggGGTTTTGATTACACAATTTCTGTATATAATTAATCCCATTGCGTAGATTGAGTTTGCCTTTAGTATATTATCGAATATTATCAGGCTCTTCAGTTGGTTgcaagttattttttaaatttattatggAAATAAACAGTTGGAAAAACAGTTGTTACTTAATAACCTTATTGTTATAATTATTCCACAGATGCAATTACTTTCATACCTTTTTAACCTTTGTCAAAAGCAAATTTATACATTGCAATAAAGTCGCTGCAACATTAGTGCTATATTTATAGTGGCTTTAACCGCATCAAGTCTATGAGTGGAACATTCGTGACTCTGGGAGCGAAAAGGGCATCTAAGCAAACACTAGAAATGCCAGCGTGGACCGTCCTTTAGCTTATTTTTAGTCGCGTGGCCAGAAGTGGCCCGAGTGGCCAGCTTGAAGTGGTCAGGTGCACCACGGTCACCTGTCGTCGCCAATCAACCTTGACTCGAACTGGGCGTTAGGAGGTGGAAGGGGTCATGGACCCACTATGTAGTTTTGCCACTACCATAACAGTTCCACCTCCGCACAAGGTTGCCTTTTGCTGTTAAAGCACTGAGcgaaaaaatgttgtttaccagagaatttattcaataatcatttaattgaattaagcATTTTAAGACGAATCCTTATATTCTAATAATTTGGTTAAGAAAATCAAACTTTGCCACACCTTGAAatatctgaaataatataaaagttgttttaaatcccttaaaaatgtttataaaacaACAATATTTATGAGACACCaaattttgtgtttatttgtttttacattttctagCTTAGTTTTGGACACCTTTTGAAGGTTTTTCAAACTCTAGTGACTTCTTTAGCATCTTCTCATAATTAATTCTCGAATCCGAatcattaataatttaaaaaatgttttttttctcagtgaaCTGTTACTGTTGAATGGCTTTGGATGCGGTTTGCTTGGTTGGTTGGCCAGCGATTTTCCAATAAAGTGAAATTGCATTTGATGATGCCAGGATATGTTTTTTTCCAATCACTCTGATATTTTTTCGCCCTTGCCCCCGTACCGTCCGTTTTTGTTTTCCCACGGTGTTTTCCTTTTGCTACATCCATTTATAGAAAATTGAATAAGAGTGTTGGTGGCATTGCGACAAACTGGTCGACGAATCAGCGCGTGATTGGAGGCGATTTGTAGAAAGGTGAGCATAGGTCCTGGCTACCGGTTCCTTCCTGTTCCGCGAACCGCCACTCCTTCTCCTGCCAGCGAAGGAAGTGATTAGTGTACGGGCCCCTACACGGCTTCCTTGCGTGAGTCGGATCGGATCCCGGGAGCAGGAACAAAGCAAACACGACGCTGCCGAGAAATCCAATTTGTAATGGGGGAGCTGGTTGGCTGAGTTGCCTTTGATTTCATTGTTTCACCAAGTTACCTACCTATGTACACTTGAACACTTGTAGGGAATATTTCCTTGTAAGgattttcagcattttctgCTGCACAAGAAAAATCACTAGAAAAAGTTATCAATTCTGTTTTAGCCAAGATGCATTCGACCAAGATTAAGGAGGGCGATGACAGGGTGAGTTCGAATTGGCAGCAGTCACATGTCGGTCAGCCATTAAACGTGGTCAAGCTAATTTGAATGCCTTGCTTAGGAGGAGATGGAGCTAAACCAAATCTGGCGAGGATGTCGTAAAATCCAGGGTGCCATTTTTCGTTATAACTTGGACATCTGTGCCGATATAAAGCAGCACGATCCATGCTGCACCGGCTTTGTGTCCGGTGAGCACAACATCCGCCGGGCACATTTCCGTTTTTTTATGACCCTTTTATGACCCTCCCAAAACCTCTACAGAACCAATTTTCACGGCCGTACTGGGAAAGTATCGCAAGGTGGCCGGCATGTCGGAGTCCGAGCTCCGGGATGTCACTGACTACTTTCAAATTCGGGATGGACGGGTGGCGTATCGACAGTTTTGCAAGGTGGTCTGCAGCGAAAGTGAGTTCTACTAACCGAAATTTTGCACCATCTTGGTCAAAACTATATTATCTTAGCTCTGCACAAGGCCGCCAAAACGGACCTGGCCACTGGACTGGAGTGGAACGATCCCTGGCATGTGAATGTCATTCCACATCCGGAAGATCGTCGGCGTCTCTGCCTGATCCTGATGAAGATAGCCCAGGCAACGCACATACCATTAATGCCTTATTTTCAGGACTACGAACTGGTAAGTACAAACTTTAAGATTAAGAAATAGCTAACTTATACTCTCTTAATCCTTTTAGATTGCCCAAAATGTGGGCGTGGTCACTGTGTCTCACTTCTCACGGGTATTACACTTCATGAAGATACCGCTATCGGAGCAGGACTTTCTGCTGCTCTTGAGACGCTACATGAAGGATGGTTACTTGGTCAACTATGTGGCCTTTCTTAAGCAC
Above is a genomic segment from Drosophila kikkawai strain 14028-0561.14 chromosome 3R, DkikHiC1v2, whole genome shotgun sequence containing:
- the LOC108074028 gene encoding uncharacterized protein isoform X1, with the translated sequence MANGKFLVKTQWKMLIFSASKNPMKINNQDKEVVVLAGLQWGAGWLGVATWIHPCRVPSASACAFITFQLFRKLPGYLNMHMHTHEDPAKRTSARDNDSDPVTQHAKTQSISLPKKTDRQTEPLQSAFLSWSAPIFVNFNLSSNPHTHTHTYREIHPKLMLGKFQKLKCENSNIPMIQKKRNGKRNTQLEHHLQQ
- the LOC108074028 gene encoding uncharacterized protein isoform X2 — protein: MANGKFLVKTQWKMLIFSASKNPMKINNQDKEVVVLAGLQWGAGWLGVATWIHPCRVPSASACAFITFQLFRKLPGYLNMHMHTHEDPAKRTSARDNDSDPVTQHAKTQSISLSVYKETCPKRPTDRPSPFNPPSSPGPHQFLLIST